From a single Rhodococcus qingshengii JCM 15477 genomic region:
- a CDS encoding DHH family phosphoesterase, which translates to MTITALSDVDPCEAKFAQVAEVLESAHTVTILCHVQPDADTIGSGLALGLVLERRGISVQVAFSRPSALPESMRDFPGLHLLVAPTDVRESVDVLVTVDVGSEGRLGELSSRLAGANRTIVLDHHRSNSEFGSINVVDETAASTTALIARFFDAWGVAIDRDIAHCLYAGLVTDTGSFRWGGPLPHVLAARLLATGIDGDAIARKLLDTHPFGWLPMLASVLGSAVLVPEAADGRGLVYAVIRRSDIGDLRSEEIESVVDIVRTTSEAEVAAVLKESVSGSWSISLRAKSAIDVSAVAESLGGGGHRLSAGYTSTSSSDEIVAALVAALG; encoded by the coding sequence ATGACGATCACCGCACTTTCGGACGTCGACCCCTGCGAGGCGAAGTTCGCTCAGGTGGCCGAGGTTCTCGAATCGGCACACACGGTGACAATTCTCTGCCATGTGCAGCCGGATGCGGACACGATCGGCAGCGGACTTGCGCTCGGTCTCGTTCTCGAGCGTCGGGGCATTTCGGTGCAGGTCGCGTTCAGTCGGCCGTCGGCGCTGCCCGAGTCGATGCGCGATTTCCCCGGTCTCCACTTGCTCGTGGCGCCCACTGATGTTCGGGAAAGTGTCGATGTACTGGTGACGGTGGATGTCGGCAGCGAGGGCCGTCTCGGTGAGTTGTCGAGTCGACTCGCCGGCGCGAATCGCACGATCGTCCTTGATCACCATCGCTCCAATTCCGAATTCGGAAGCATCAACGTCGTCGACGAAACCGCGGCCTCGACGACGGCACTCATCGCACGATTCTTCGATGCGTGGGGAGTCGCGATCGATCGCGATATCGCGCACTGTCTCTATGCCGGACTGGTCACCGACACCGGCTCCTTCCGGTGGGGAGGTCCGCTTCCGCACGTGCTCGCGGCGCGTTTGCTGGCGACCGGCATCGACGGCGACGCGATTGCGCGAAAGCTGCTCGACACCCATCCATTCGGGTGGTTGCCGATGCTGGCTTCGGTACTCGGGTCCGCGGTGCTGGTCCCGGAAGCCGCGGACGGCCGTGGGCTGGTGTACGCGGTCATCCGACGCAGTGACATCGGCGATCTTCGCTCCGAGGAGATCGAGAGCGTCGTCGATATCGTGCGAACCACTTCGGAAGCCGAAGTTGCCGCAGTACTTAAAGAGTCGGTTTCCGGAAGCTGGTCGATCTCGTTGCGTGCAAAGTCGGCGATCGACGTGTCGGCGGTCGCTGAAAGTCTTGGTGGCGGCGGACATCGGCTGTCGGCCGGATACACGTCGACCAGTTCCAGCGACGAGATTGTTGCCGCGCTCGTCGCGGCACTCGGCTGA
- the rbfA gene encoding 30S ribosome-binding factor RbfA, with translation MVDPARARKLAKRIGTIVATAIDHEIKDPRLAFVTITDTKVTNDLHDATVYYTVMGEKVDSAPDVEAAAAGLEKAKGVLRSKVGAGTGVRFTPTLTFVADTVPDTARHMEELLARAKAADDEVAKARENAQPAGDADPYKEPRVASDEDEASPDVREAD, from the coding sequence ATGGTAGATCCAGCCCGGGCACGCAAGTTGGCAAAGCGTATTGGAACCATCGTCGCGACGGCGATCGATCACGAGATCAAGGATCCGCGACTCGCATTCGTGACCATCACGGACACCAAGGTCACCAACGATCTGCACGACGCGACGGTGTACTACACAGTCATGGGCGAGAAGGTCGATTCCGCACCCGATGTGGAAGCCGCCGCCGCAGGTCTCGAGAAGGCCAAGGGTGTTCTGCGCTCGAAGGTCGGTGCCGGAACCGGAGTTCGCTTCACACCGACTCTGACGTTTGTCGCCGATACCGTTCCCGACACCGCGCGTCATATGGAAGAACTGCTGGCCCGTGCCAAGGCCGCCGACGACGAGGTCGCCAAGGCGCGTGAGAATGCACAGCCGGCCGGAGATGCAGATCCGTACAAGGAGCCGCGAGTGGCTTCGGACGAAGACGAGGCGTCGCCAGATGTTCGTGAAGCCGACTGA